The DNA sequence AGGAAATCAACAGACCATACCAGCCCGGGGGTCCAAACCCCCCAAAGCTTTGATCAGGATCCCAGAAGCGAAAATGGCAGTTGAGCAATTGAAGATAAAAAAAGACACCGAACCTGGGTTCAGTGTCTGAGCGGTCTGGCTGTTCTTGTCTGGCTGTTCTTGTCTGGCTGTTCTTGTCTGGTCTGTGTGTTCTGAGCTCCGTGATTCGAAGCTTGATTGATGGAAAGGAAGATTCGTCTTATTAAGGAAGAGCATTATTATTGAAAGCAAGCGCTGCCGAACGCGAGGGGGCAGAGATTGTCTGATCCGGTGACTCATCAGGATTTGGATTTCGGGGACTGGTCCGGGTCGGCGGGTGGGGATTGTTCGGCTGTCCGGTTTGGTGTCCGGTGATAGAGCGGGGTTCCGTCGGGTCCGATGCGGTTGCTCCAATGGTTAGGATTGCGGCGAACCACTTTTCGGGCAATGAAGAGGATCACGGCCAGAGGGAGCAGGACCGGCAGAAGGAAGATGATGCCGGAGATAACATCGACGGCGGTATCTGCCCAGTAACGCAGCCCCTTGCTGAAGTTATTTCTGAATCGATCCCAGGCGGACTCGGGCTCTTCGGTGGTGGCCAGTCCGGTTTCATCGGAGACCTGGACCGTGATGCGGGAGAACTGGGTGGAGTTTTTCAGAGCATTGAGCTGACCTTCGTAGGATTCAATTTCCTGTCGAGTCTGCTGCAGAGAACTCTCAATGGCCAGGATATCCTGGATTTCGGTAGCCTTGGCCAGAATCCCGATGAGGGTTTCTTCCTTGATCTTCAGTGTTTTAATCCGGGCTTCCGTATCGATAAACTGAGTGGTAACATCGGCCACATCCAGGGTTACATTACTGGTGGTTCCCAGTTTCTTGATTTCTTCGATGGCGGTGTCAAAGTTGGCGGTGGCGACTTTGATGGTGATGGTCAGGTAACGCTTTTCACTGGTCTGGGACTGCTGCATGTAGTAGACATAGCCGCTGTAGCGTTTGGCGATCAGGTCGATCTCGGTCTGGGCAGTCTGGATGTTCTTTGCGGTCATGGCGATGGTTGCTGTTTTCACGAGCTTCTGTTCATTGCCCAGCTCGACGGTCTTGTCGTTATTATTGTAGTCTGGCGGAACAAAATCCGGTTTCAGGCCCTGATCGGTCGGTGCCGTCACACCGCCTTCGCCGCTGGTGTCACTGGAGACGTTCAGGCGGTCATTGATGGCGCTGCAGCCGGTCAAAAGGCTGAAAAAGAGGAGGACGGCCGCAATGGCCCGTGTGGTTTTTGGCTTCATGATATAACCTCCCGGCATCATTATTCGATGATTATAGCTGTATTATATGCTACTGTCCGCCAAATGGATTACAACATAACTACAAAGGATGGGAAATACCTGCGGGATCTTCAATAAATTTGCGGAATCAATGCGTATTCAATACGTATGCAAGACGAATTCAATCAGTTCTTCGCTTAGATGGGAAGGGCTCCGCACTGACTGAGAAACGACGGACAAAAGCCCCGTCAGAAGGGTTCGACTTTCTGGATAATCTGAGCAAACTGCCCCGGCCAGCTGGCCGGGGCAGTTTGCAGTTTTCTTGCTGAGGGGCGGGGTCAGGATATTTCGGATTCCCCCTGTCCTTCGGTAACCGGCGTATCTTCTACGGGGTTGACCAGCTCGGGGCGGATCGTCACGACGATGGCCTTGGGTCGGGTCATGGCTTCAATCGCATATCGGATGCCTTGAGTTCCCATGCCGGAGTCTTTGACTCCCAGGAAGGGGAAGTGGTCCGGTCCGCGTTCCGGTTTGTTGTTGATCTGAACGGTGCCGACTTCCAGGCGGTTGGCAATGGTAAAGGCCTTGTCGATATGATTGGTGAAGACGGAAGCCTGAAGGCCGTACTGGCTCTCATTGGCCAGACGGATGGCCTCCTCGGCGGAGGAGACCCGCAGGATGGGCAGAACCGGACCGAAGGGCTCTTCCCAGGCGATGCGCATGTCTGGCGTGACCTGATCCAGGAGGGTGGGGTAGAGCAGGTTGCCTTCCCGGCGGTTTCCACTTAAGAGGACTGCTCCCTTGGCCAGGGCATCGTCGATAAGGCCCTGGACATAATCCGCGGCTTCGCTGCTGATCAGCGGCGTGATGGTGACGCCTTCCTCCATGGGATGGCCGCTTTTCAAGGCCTCCACTTCAAGGGTCAGATATCGGGCCAGTTCATCGCCGATGGAGCCCACGGCCAGAACCCGCTTGACGGCGGTACAGCGCTGACCAGAATAGGAGTAGGCACCGACGGTGATCAGCTGGGCGGTTTTTTTCAGGTCCGCGTCCTCCAGCACGATGGCGGGGTCCTTGCCGCCCAGTTCGAGAATCTGCGGGACCATACCGGCCAGGCCGGATATATGGCGACCGGTCTTGGTGGAACCGGTGAAATTGATGAAATTGATCCCCGGGTGAGTCGTCAGATAGTCGCCGATCTCCGAGCTTTTGCCGGTAACGGTATTCAGGACTCCATCCGGCAGACCGGCCTGACGGAACATTTCAGCCAGACACAGGGCGCTGATGGCCCCTTGCGTCGGCGGCTTCATGATGCAGGCATTGCCTCCGATCAGAGCGGGAGCAACCTTGGATACCGTCAGGTTGACCGGGTAATTGAACGGGGAGATGGCCAGTACCGTACCGATGGGCGAAGCCGTGACAATGGACAGTTTGTTCATGGATCCGCCGGGGAATTTGTCGCCGGAGATGGTTTCACCCTCAATGTTCTGACCGGCGTCGGCGGTAAAGCGGATAAATTCCGCTGACCGGATCACCTCATTCTGAGAGGAGGGCAGGGTCTTTCCGATTTCCATCGCCATAATCCGGGCGATTTCATCGGCATTCTCTTCCAGCAGATCCGCTGCCCGGTACAGGATATCGGCCCGTTCGGACATGGGCCGCAGCGCCCAGGTTTTCAGCGCGACTTTCGTATCAGCAATGGCCTGATCTACTTCACTCTGAGTCATTGCCTGGATATGTCCTACAACGGAGTCATCTACCGGGGATCGGACCGCGATGGTCTTGCCCGAAGTCGATTCAATCCACTGGCCATGCAGCAAGTTTCGATAGATCTGATTGACATGAAGTTCATTCAGCATAGCTTGCCTCCTTGAGGGATTACATGAAAAGTATCTGCAATAGTTTCTGTATTTGATTCTGCCTGGGATTCACATCGAGCCAGGGATGAATCGTGATTGAATGGCTTATTAGTTTGTCAGGAAATCCGAAAATTCCTCGGGAGTCATCTGGTTGAAATAGTCCTGGATGTTGACGATCTGCAGGGCTGCCAGGAGATCTTCCTTGGTATATTTGACATTCTTGAGGTGGTTTTCCAGGGTAGCGATATCTTCCCGGACAAAGTAATCCCCATACAGCTTGATGTTGGAGATCACGCCGTCCTTAACGTCAATTCTGGCATCCACGATGCCGAAGGGGAATTTTTCAGTTTTGGAAACGTTGAAGGCAGGGGATTTGCCGTAGTTCCATTCCCAGGTCAGGAACTTTTCCCGGACCAGCCGCTCATGGATGGCTTTCTCTTCAGCGGTCAGTTCGTATTCTTCCAAGGGATAGATCTCTCCGATGGTTTTGAGCAGGAGATCCTGGAACTGCTCGATGGTCAGGGATTTATCTTCCAGATATTCGATGATGTTCGTGACTCTGGACTGGACGGACTTGACGCCCTTGCTCTGAATTTTCAAAGGCTTGACTTTCAGCGCTTTGCCCAGTTCCTGCATTTCGGAGTTGAACAGGATCGTTCCGTGCTGGAGCAGCTTGCCGTTGTGGAAGTACTGCGCGTTGCCGGAGAACTTGCGGCCATCGATGAGGATGTCATTGCGGCCGGACAGTTCTGCCTGAATGCCGAGTTTGGCCAGGGTCTTGATAACCGGCTGGGTCAGGACGTTGAAGTCATTGACATTCTCCCGGGATCCCCGGACGATGAAGGAAAAGTTCAGATTGCCGTGGTCATGGTAAACGGCTCCGCCGCCGGACAGACGGCGCTGGACATGAATGCCTTTTTCCCGCACATACTCCTCATTGATCTCCTCCAGTGTATTCTGATGCTGTCCGATGATGATGGAAGGATCGTGGATATAGAAAGTCAGATAATCGTCCATGGGCAGATAGTTCATGATCAGGTCTTCCATGGCCATGTTGTAGGCCGGTATCCGATAGTCTGTCTTGATGTATTTCATAGTCGGCTCCTCTTCGTTGGTTTGATGGACTGATAATTACATTTTATCATATCGGTCAAAGCATAATGCCGGAAGATATACTGCCCAGGTGCGGCTGCGACCGGCAGGACTGCATCAATCCGGAGAACCAGGAAGTCTGAATCGAGCTGGTGTGGTTCAGAAAAACTGTTGAGA is a window from the Clostridiaceae bacterium HFYG-1003 genome containing:
- a CDS encoding lipoate--protein ligase; this encodes MKYIKTDYRIPAYNMAMEDLIMNYLPMDDYLTFYIHDPSIIIGQHQNTLEEINEEYVREKGIHVQRRLSGGGAVYHDHGNLNFSFIVRGSRENVNDFNVLTQPVIKTLAKLGIQAELSGRNDILIDGRKFSGNAQYFHNGKLLQHGTILFNSEMQELGKALKVKPLKIQSKGVKSVQSRVTNIIEYLEDKSLTIEQFQDLLLKTIGEIYPLEEYELTAEEKAIHERLVREKFLTWEWNYGKSPAFNVSKTEKFPFGIVDARIDVKDGVISNIKLYGDYFVREDIATLENHLKNVKYTKEDLLAALQIVNIQDYFNQMTPEEFSDFLTN
- a CDS encoding DUF4349 domain-containing protein, with translation MKPKTTRAIAAVLLFFSLLTGCSAINDRLNVSSDTSGEGGVTAPTDQGLKPDFVPPDYNNNDKTVELGNEQKLVKTATIAMTAKNIQTAQTEIDLIAKRYSGYVYYMQQSQTSEKRYLTITIKVATANFDTAIEEIKKLGTTSNVTLDVADVTTQFIDTEARIKTLKIKEETLIGILAKATEIQDILAIESSLQQTRQEIESYEGQLNALKNSTQFSRITVQVSDETGLATTEEPESAWDRFRNNFSKGLRYWADTAVDVISGIIFLLPVLLPLAVILFIARKVVRRNPNHWSNRIGPDGTPLYHRTPNRTAEQSPPADPDQSPKSKS